A single region of the Streptomyces virginiae genome encodes:
- the rpsH gene encoding 30S ribosomal protein S8, with amino-acid sequence MTMTDPIADMLTRLRNANSAYHDTVVMPHSKIKSHIAEILKQEGFITGWKVEDAEVGKNLVLELKFGPNRERSIAGIKRISKPGLRVYAKSTNLPKVLGGLGVAIISTSHGLLTGQQAGKKGVGGEVLAYVW; translated from the coding sequence ATGACCATGACTGACCCGATCGCAGACATGCTGACCCGTCTGCGTAACGCTAACTCGGCGTACCACGACACCGTCGTGATGCCGCACAGCAAGATCAAGTCGCACATCGCAGAGATCCTCAAGCAGGAGGGTTTCATCACCGGCTGGAAGGTCGAGGACGCCGAGGTCGGTAAGAACCTCGTCCTCGAGCTGAAGTTCGGGCCGAACCGTGAGCGCTCCATCGCGGGCATCAAGCGGATCTCGAAGCCCGGTCTGCGCGTGTACGCGAAGTCCACCAACCTGCCGAAGGTGCTCGGCGGCCTGGGCGTGGCGATCATCTCCACGTCGCACGGTCTGCTCACCGGCCAGCAGGCAGGCAAGAAGGGCGTAGGTGGGGAAGTCCTCGCCTACGTCTGGTAG
- the rplF gene encoding 50S ribosomal protein L6, with translation MSRIGKLPIQVPAGVDVTIDGSTVAVKGPKGSLSHTVKAPIAVVKGEDGVLNVTRPNDERQNKALHGLSRTLVANMITGVTTGYVKALEISGVGYRVLAKGSNLEFQLGYSHPILVEAPEGISFKVESPTKFTVEGIDKQKVGEVAANIRKLRKPDPYKAKGVKYAGEVIRRKVGKAGK, from the coding sequence ATGTCGCGAATCGGCAAGCTCCCCATCCAGGTTCCCGCCGGTGTGGACGTCACCATCGATGGCAGCACGGTTGCGGTGAAGGGCCCCAAGGGTTCCCTCTCCCACACCGTCAAGGCTCCCATCGCCGTTGTTAAGGGCGAGGACGGCGTTCTGAACGTCACCCGTCCGAACGACGAGCGTCAGAACAAGGCCCTGCACGGCCTGTCCCGCACGCTGGTGGCGAACATGATCACCGGTGTGACCACGGGATACGTCAAGGCTCTCGAGATCAGCGGTGTCGGTTACCGTGTCCTGGCGAAGGGCTCCAACCTGGAGTTCCAGCTGGGTTACAGCCACCCGATCCTGGTGGAGGCGCCCGAGGGCATCTCCTTCAAGGTCGAGTCGCCGACCAAGTTCACGGTCGAGGGCATCGACAAGCAGAAGGTCGGCGAGGTCGCCGCCAACATCCGCAAGCTGCGGAAGCCCGACCCGTACAAGGCCAAGGGTGTCAAGTACGCCGGCGAAGTCATCCGCCGCAAGGTCGGAAAGGCTGGTAAGTAG
- the rplR gene encoding 50S ribosomal protein L18, with translation MAYGVKIAKGDAYKRAAKARRHIRIRKNVSGTAERPRLVVTRSNRNIVAQVIDDLQGHTLASASTLDASIRGGEGDKSSQAQAVGALVAERAKAAGVETVVFDRGGNRYAGRIAALADAAREAGLKF, from the coding sequence ATGGCATACGGTGTGAAGATCGCCAAGGGCGACGCGTACAAGCGCGCTGCCAAGGCTCGCCGCCACATCCGCATCCGCAAGAACGTCTCGGGTACGGCGGAGCGTCCGCGCCTCGTCGTGACGCGTTCGAACCGCAACATCGTTGCTCAGGTCATCGACGACCTCCAGGGTCACACCCTGGCGTCGGCGTCGACCCTGGACGCTTCGATCCGCGGTGGCGAAGGCGACAAGAGCTCGCAGGCCCAGGCTGTCGGCGCGCTCGTCGCCGAGCGTGCCAAGGCTGCGGGTGTCGAGACCGTCGTGTTCGACCGCGGTGGCAACCGATACGCCGGGCGCATTGCCGCTCTGGCTGACGCCGCCCGCGAAGCCGGGCTGAAGTTCTAA
- the rpsE gene encoding 30S ribosomal protein S5 gives MAGPQRRGSGAGGGERRDRKGRDGGPAAEKTAYVERVVAINRVAKVVKGGRRFSFTALVVVGDGDGTVGVGYGKAKEVPAAIAKGVEEAKKNFFKVPRIQGTIPHPIQGEKAAGVVLLKPASPGTGVIAGGPVRAVLECAGVHDILSKSLGSDNAINIVHATVAALQGLQRPEEIAARRGLPLEDVAPAALLRARAGAGA, from the coding sequence ATGGCTGGACCCCAGCGCCGCGGAAGCGGTGCCGGTGGCGGCGAGCGGCGGGACCGGAAGGGTCGCGACGGTGGCCCTGCCGCCGAGAAGACCGCTTACGTTGAGCGCGTTGTCGCGATCAACCGCGTCGCCAAGGTTGTCAAGGGTGGTCGCCGCTTCAGCTTCACCGCGCTGGTCGTGGTGGGCGACGGTGACGGCACTGTAGGTGTCGGTTACGGCAAGGCCAAGGAAGTTCCCGCGGCCATCGCCAAGGGTGTCGAGGAAGCCAAGAAGAACTTCTTCAAGGTTCCGCGCATCCAGGGCACCATCCCTCACCCGATCCAGGGCGAGAAGGCTGCGGGCGTCGTCCTGCTGAAGCCTGCTTCCCCCGGTACCGGTGTTATCGCCGGTGGCCCGGTGCGCGCCGTTCTGGAGTGCGCCGGCGTTCACGACATCCTGTCGAAGTCCCTGGGCTCCGACAACGCGATCAACATCGTGCACGCGACCGTGGCGGCCCTCCAGGGCCTGCAGCGTCCCGAGGAGATCGCGGCTCGCCGTGGTCTGCCCCTCGAGGACGTCGCCCCCGCGGCTCTGCTTCGTGCACGTGCTGGGGCGGGTGCGTAA
- the rpmD gene encoding 50S ribosomal protein L30, with protein sequence MARLKITQTKSYIGSKQNHRDTLRSLGLKRLNDVVVKEDRPEFRGMVHTVRHLVTVEEVD encoded by the coding sequence ATGGCTCGCCTCAAGATCACGCAGACGAAGTCGTACATCGGCAGCAAGCAGAACCACCGCGACACGCTGCGTTCGCTCGGGCTCAAGCGCCTGAACGACGTCGTCGTCAAGGAGGACCGCCCCGAGTTCCGCGGAATGGTTCACACCGTCCGCCACCTCGTGACGGTTGAGGAGGTTGACTAA
- the rplO gene encoding 50S ribosomal protein L15 — protein sequence MAENSPLKAHNLRPAPGAKTAKTRVGRGEASKGKTAGRGTKGQKARYQIPQRFEGGQMPLHMRLPKLKGFKNPFRTEFQVVNLDKLGALYPEGGEVTVADLVAKGAVRKNSLVKVLGQGEISVALQVSVDAVSASAKEKIAAAGGTVTELV from the coding sequence ATGGCTGAGAACAGCCCGCTGAAGGCCCACAACCTCCGTCCCGCCCCCGGCGCCAAGACCGCGAAGACCCGTGTCGGTCGTGGTGAGGCGTCGAAGGGTAAGACGGCCGGTCGTGGTACGAAGGGCCAGAAGGCCCGTTACCAGATCCCGCAGCGCTTCGAGGGTGGGCAGATGCCCCTCCACATGCGCCTGCCGAAGCTCAAGGGCTTCAAGAACCCGTTCCGCACCGAGTTCCAGGTTGTCAACCTGGACAAGCTCGGCGCTCTCTACCCCGAGGGTGGAGAAGTCACGGTGGCCGACCTGGTCGCCAAGGGCGCGGTTCGCAAGAACAGCCTCGTCAAGGTCCTGGGCCAGGGCGAGATCTCCGTGGCGCTGCAGGTTTCGGTTGACGCCGTCTCCGCCTCCGCCAAGGAGAAGATTGCCGCTGCCGGCGGCACCGTCACCGAGCTCGTCTAA
- the secY gene encoding preprotein translocase subunit SecY codes for MLTAFARAFKTPDLRKKLLFTLGIIVLFRLGSHVPVPGVSYKNVQICVEQAGSSNGLFGLVNMFSGGALLQITIFALGIMPYITASIILQLLTVVIPKLETLKKEGQSGTAKITQYTRYLTVALAILQGTGLVATARTGALFQGCQAASEIVPDRSIFTTVVMVITMTAGTCVVMWLGELITDRGIGNGMSILMFISIAAGFIGALWQIKLQGKIADGWVEFGVVMLVGLAMVGLVVFVEQAQRRIPVQYAKRMIGRRAYGGTSTYIPLKVNQAGIIPVIFASSLLYIPALVVQFSGSQAGWATWIQKHFVKGDHPYYIAAYFLLIVFFAFFYVAISFNPEEVADNMKKYGGFIPGIRAGRPTAEYLSYVLNRITWPGSLYLGLIALVPTMALAGFGANQNFPFGGTSILIIVGVGLETVKQIESQLQQRNYEGFLR; via the coding sequence GTGCTCACCGCGTTCGCCCGGGCGTTCAAGACGCCCGACCTGCGCAAGAAGCTGCTCTTCACGCTCGGCATCATCGTGCTGTTCCGGCTCGGGTCCCACGTCCCGGTACCCGGCGTGAGCTACAAGAACGTTCAGATCTGTGTGGAGCAGGCAGGCAGCAGCAATGGGCTGTTCGGCCTGGTCAACATGTTCAGCGGCGGTGCGCTGCTGCAGATCACGATCTTCGCGCTCGGCATCATGCCCTACATCACGGCGAGCATCATTCTGCAGCTGCTGACCGTGGTCATCCCGAAGCTGGAGACTCTCAAAAAAGAGGGACAGTCCGGCACGGCGAAGATCACTCAGTACACGCGCTATCTGACGGTCGCGCTCGCGATCCTGCAGGGCACGGGCCTCGTCGCCACGGCCCGCACCGGTGCCCTGTTCCAGGGGTGCCAGGCCGCCAGCGAGATCGTTCCCGACCGCTCGATCTTCACCACGGTCGTCATGGTCATCACCATGACCGCCGGTACCTGCGTCGTCATGTGGCTCGGTGAGCTCATCACCGACCGCGGCATCGGCAACGGCATGTCGATCCTCATGTTCATCTCGATCGCCGCCGGCTTCATCGGCGCCCTCTGGCAGATCAAGCTCCAGGGCAAGATCGCTGACGGCTGGGTCGAGTTCGGCGTCGTGATGCTCGTCGGCCTCGCGATGGTGGGCCTGGTGGTCTTCGTCGAGCAGGCGCAGCGCCGGATCCCGGTCCAGTACGCGAAGCGCATGATCGGCCGCCGTGCTTACGGCGGTACCTCGACCTACATCCCGCTCAAGGTGAACCAGGCGGGCATCATCCCCGTCATCTTCGCCTCGTCGCTGCTCTACATCCCGGCACTGGTCGTGCAGTTCAGCGGGTCCCAGGCCGGCTGGGCCACCTGGATCCAGAAGCACTTCGTCAAGGGCGACCACCCGTACTACATCGCCGCCTACTTCCTCCTGATCGTTTTCTTCGCGTTCTTCTACGTGGCGATCTCGTTCAACCCCGAGGAAGTTGCAGACAACATGAAGAAGTATGGTGGGTTCATCCCGGGCATCCGCGCCGGTCGGCCCACCGCCGAGTACCTCAGCTACGTACTCAACCGGATCACCTGGCCGGGGTCGCTGTACCTGGGTCTCATCGCTCTTGTGCCGACGATGGCGTTGGCCGGCTTCGGAGCGAACCAGAACTTCCCGTTCGGCGGGACGAGCATCCTGATCATCGTGGGTGTGGGTCTGGAAACCGTGAAGCAGATCGAGAGCCAGCTCCAGCAGCGTAATTACGAAGGGTTCCTCCGCTGA
- a CDS encoding adenylate kinase: MRIVLVGPPGAGKGTQAAFLAKNLSIPHISTGDLFRANISQGTDLGKQAKAYMDAGDLVPDEVTIGMAKDRMEQPDAVNGFLLDGFPRNVSQAEALDVMLQAEGMKLDAVLDLEVEEDEVVKRIAGRRICRNDSSHVFHVTYAPPKAEGVCDTCGGELYQRGDDSEATVRNRLEVYHTQTEPIIDYYKAQGLLVTIPALGEVADVTKRAMDALKK; encoded by the coding sequence ATGCGAATCGTCCTCGTTGGACCGCCCGGTGCGGGCAAGGGAACGCAGGCCGCGTTCCTTGCCAAGAACCTGTCGATTCCGCACATCTCCACGGGCGACCTGTTCCGGGCCAACATCAGCCAGGGCACCGACCTGGGCAAGCAGGCGAAGGCGTACATGGACGCCGGCGACCTGGTGCCCGACGAGGTGACCATCGGCATGGCGAAGGACCGTATGGAGCAGCCGGACGCCGTGAACGGCTTCCTGCTCGACGGCTTCCCGCGCAACGTCTCGCAGGCCGAGGCGCTCGACGTGATGCTCCAGGCCGAGGGCATGAAGCTCGACGCCGTCCTCGACCTGGAGGTCGAGGAGGACGAGGTCGTCAAGCGGATCGCCGGTCGGCGCATCTGCCGCAACGACTCCTCGCACGTCTTCCACGTGACGTACGCCCCGCCGAAGGCCGAGGGTGTCTGCGACACCTGCGGTGGCGAGCTGTACCAGCGCGGCGACGACTCCGAGGCCACGGTGCGCAACCGGCTCGAGGTCTACCACACGCAGACCGAGCCGATCATCGACTACTACAAGGCCCAGGGCCTGCTGGTGACCATCCCGGCCCTCGGTGAGGTCGCGGACGTCACGAAGCGCGCGATGGACGCCCTCAAGAAGTAG
- the map gene encoding type I methionyl aminopeptidase: protein MVQIKTPEQIAKMREAGLVVAAIHAATREAAVPGATTRDLDMVARKVIADAGAKSNFLGYGGFPATICTSVNEVVVHGIPDDKTVLKDGDIISIDAGAIVDGWHGDAAYTAFVGTGHAPELVELSRVTEESMWAGIAAMKLGNRLVDISKAIETYIKRQPRPSTGEHSLGKFGIIEDYGGHGIGTEMHMDPHLLNYVSRKRGKGIKLVPGICLAIEPMVSLGTAQTEVLSDDWTVITTDGTWSSHWEHSIALTEAGPIVLTSPDCGKAKLAEYGVTTAPDPLG, encoded by the coding sequence ATGGTCCAGATCAAGACCCCCGAGCAGATCGCGAAGATGCGCGAGGCAGGGCTGGTCGTCGCGGCGATCCACGCTGCGACCCGTGAGGCGGCCGTGCCGGGCGCCACGACGCGGGATCTGGACATGGTGGCCCGCAAGGTCATCGCCGACGCCGGTGCCAAGTCGAACTTCCTCGGCTACGGCGGCTTCCCCGCGACGATCTGCACCTCGGTGAACGAGGTCGTCGTCCACGGCATCCCGGACGACAAGACGGTCCTCAAGGACGGCGACATCATCTCGATCGACGCGGGCGCGATCGTCGACGGCTGGCACGGCGACGCCGCGTACACCGCCTTCGTCGGCACCGGGCACGCCCCTGAGCTCGTGGAGCTGTCCCGGGTGACCGAGGAGTCCATGTGGGCCGGTATCGCCGCCATGAAGCTCGGCAACCGCCTCGTGGACATCTCCAAGGCGATCGAGACGTACATCAAGCGTCAGCCCCGTCCCTCCACCGGTGAGCACAGCCTCGGCAAGTTCGGGATCATCGAGGACTACGGCGGCCATGGCATCGGGACCGAGATGCACATGGACCCCCACCTGCTGAACTACGTCTCGCGCAAGCGGGGCAAGGGGATCAAGCTCGTGCCGGGCATCTGCCTGGCGATCGAGCCCATGGTCTCCCTGGGCACCGCCCAGACGGAGGTCCTTTCGGACGACTGGACGGTCATCACGACGGACGGCACCTGGTCCTCGCACTGGGAGCACTCCATCGCGCTGACGGAGGCCGGGCCCATCGTCCTGACCAGCCCGGACTGCGGCAAGGCGAAGCTGGCGGAGTACGGAGTCACCACGGCTCCGGACCCCCTCGGTTAA
- the infA gene encoding translation initiation factor IF-1 — protein sequence MAKKQGAIEIEGTVIESLPNAMFKVELQNGHKVLAHISGKMRMHYIRILPDDRVVVELSPYDLTRGRIVYRYK from the coding sequence GTGGCCAAGAAGCAAGGTGCCATCGAAATCGAGGGCACCGTGATCGAGTCCCTCCCGAACGCGATGTTCAAGGTGGAACTCCAGAACGGTCACAAGGTCCTCGCGCACATCAGCGGCAAGATGCGTATGCACTACATTCGCATCCTCCCGGATGACCGGGTCGTTGTGGAGCTGTCTCCGTACGACCTGACGCGTGGCCGGATCGTCTACCGATACAAGTAG
- the rpmJ gene encoding 50S ribosomal protein L36: protein MKVKPSVKKICDKCKVIRRHGRVMVICDNLRHKQRQG from the coding sequence ATGAAGGTCAAGCCGAGCGTCAAGAAGATCTGCGACAAGTGCAAGGTGATCCGCCGTCACGGTCGGGTCATGGTCATCTGCGACAACCTGCGCCACAAGCAGCGCCAGGGCTGA
- the rpsM gene encoding 30S ribosomal protein S13 yields the protein MARVSGVDIPREKRVEIALTYVFGIGRTRSKEILASTGVNPNTRVRDLAEEDLVKIREYVDANLRTEGDLRREIQGDIRRKIEIQCYQGIRHRRGLPVHGQRTSTNARTRKGPRRAIAGKKKPGKK from the coding sequence ATGGCACGCGTTTCCGGTGTTGACATCCCGCGCGAAAAGCGCGTGGAGATCGCACTCACCTACGTCTTCGGTATCGGGCGCACCCGGTCCAAGGAGATCCTCGCCTCGACCGGCGTGAACCCGAACACCCGCGTTCGTGACCTGGCCGAAGAGGACCTCGTCAAGATCCGCGAGTACGTGGACGCCAACCTCCGTACCGAGGGTGACCTCCGCCGCGAGATCCAGGGCGACATCCGCCGCAAGATCGAGATCCAGTGCTACCAGGGCATCCGCCACCGTCGTGGCCTGCCGGTGCACGGTCAGCGCACCAGCACCAACGCGCGTACCCGCAAGGGCCCGCGTCGCGCGATCGCCGGTAAGAAGAAGCCGGGCAAGAAGTAG
- the rpsK gene encoding 30S ribosomal protein S11 — translation MPPKGRQGAAKKVRRKEKKNVAHGHAHIKSTFNNTIVSITDPSGNVISWASAGHVGFKGSRKSTPFAAQMAAESAARRAQEHGMRKVDVFVKGPGSGRETAIRSLQATGLEVGSIQDVTPTPHNGCRPPKRRRV, via the coding sequence ATGCCCCCCAAGGGTCGTCAGGGCGCTGCCAAGAAGGTGCGCCGCAAGGAAAAGAAGAACGTCGCTCACGGGCACGCCCACATCAAGAGCACGTTCAACAACACCATCGTTTCGATCACCGACCCCTCGGGCAACGTGATCTCCTGGGCCTCCGCCGGCCACGTCGGCTTCAAGGGCTCGCGCAAGTCCACCCCCTTCGCCGCGCAGATGGCCGCCGAGTCGGCCGCCCGTCGCGCGCAGGAGCACGGCATGCGCAAGGTTGACGTCTTCGTGAAGGGTCCGGGCTCCGGCCGCGAGACCGCGATCCGCTCCCTCCAGGCCACCGGCCTCGAGGTCGGCTCGATCCAGGACGTCACCCCCACCCCGCACAACGGCTGCCGCCCGCCGAAGCGCCGCCGC